Proteins co-encoded in one Quercus robur chromosome 8, dhQueRobu3.1, whole genome shotgun sequence genomic window:
- the LOC126697265 gene encoding uncharacterized protein LOC126697265 isoform X3 — translation MAAAVAISSTVKYGIIGVGMMGREHLINLHHLRTEGVAVFAIADPHVPSQDLALQLAQSFNWPLKVFSGHRELLDSGLCDVLVVSTPNMTHYEILMDIINHPKPHQVLVEKPLCTTVAHCKEVVVVNDKEEEETVEASNMVEPIDLNSVEITDNIVFRKLLRGPRYFDPPDSGWGACFNCGEEGHTVANCTAAKRKKPCFVCGSLEHNAKQCSKGQDCFICKLS, via the exons ATGGCTGCAGCTGTAGCTATAAGCAGCACAGTGAAGTACGGGATCATAGGTGTGGGAATGATGGGCAGAGAACACCTCATCAATCTCCATCATCTTCGCACCGAAGGCGTAGCTGTTTTTGCTATAGCTGACCCCCATGTCCCTTCCCAAGACCTTGCCCTGCAATTAGCTCAATCCTTTAATTGGCCACTGAAG GTTTTTTCGGGGCACCGGGAGCTATTGGACAGTGGTCTCTGTGATGTACTGGTTGTGTCAACACCAAACATGACCCATTATGAGATTCTTATGGATATCATCAACCACCCGAAACCCCATCAGGTATTGGTGGAGAAGCCATTATGCACCACAGTTGCTCACTGCAAAGAG GTTGTTGTTGTGAACGATAAAGAGGAGGAGGAGACAGTGGAAGCCTCAAATATGGTTGAGCCTATTGATCTAAATTCTGTTGAAATAACCGACAACATTGTGTTTCGGAAGCTTCTT CGGGGGCCAAGGTATTTTGATCCCCCAGATAGCGGTTGGGGAGCATGCTTTAATTGTGGTGAAGAAGGTCATACAGTGGCAAACTGTACAGCAGCTAAGCGGAAGAAACCTTGCTTTGTTTGTGGGAGTTTGGAGCACAATGCAAAGCAATGCTCAAAG GGACAAGATTGCTTTATCTGCAAACTGTCTTGA
- the LOC126697265 gene encoding uncharacterized protein LOC126697265 isoform X1 produces the protein MAAAVAISSTVKYGIIGVGMMGREHLINLHHLRTEGVAVFAIADPHVPSQDLALQLAQSFNWPLKVFSGHRELLDSGLCDVLVVSTPNMTHYEILMDIINHPKPHQVLVEKPLCTTVAHCKEVVVVNDKEEEETVEASNMVEPIDLNSVEITDNIVFRKLLRGPRYFDPPDSGWGACFNCGEEGHTVANCTAAKRKKPCFVCGSLEHNAKQCSKVKEIVFVNVAATIILSELAPELKLPSNYEVLLRKVFDDCTKRVWLHKKTGGVCLSIASKGLAITGIGD, from the exons ATGGCTGCAGCTGTAGCTATAAGCAGCACAGTGAAGTACGGGATCATAGGTGTGGGAATGATGGGCAGAGAACACCTCATCAATCTCCATCATCTTCGCACCGAAGGCGTAGCTGTTTTTGCTATAGCTGACCCCCATGTCCCTTCCCAAGACCTTGCCCTGCAATTAGCTCAATCCTTTAATTGGCCACTGAAG GTTTTTTCGGGGCACCGGGAGCTATTGGACAGTGGTCTCTGTGATGTACTGGTTGTGTCAACACCAAACATGACCCATTATGAGATTCTTATGGATATCATCAACCACCCGAAACCCCATCAGGTATTGGTGGAGAAGCCATTATGCACCACAGTTGCTCACTGCAAAGAG GTTGTTGTTGTGAACGATAAAGAGGAGGAGGAGACAGTGGAAGCCTCAAATATGGTTGAGCCTATTGATCTAAATTCTGTTGAAATAACCGACAACATTGTGTTTCGGAAGCTTCTT CGGGGGCCAAGGTATTTTGATCCCCCAGATAGCGGTTGGGGAGCATGCTTTAATTGTGGTGAAGAAGGTCATACAGTGGCAAACTGTACAGCAGCTAAGCGGAAGAAACCTTGCTTTGTTTGTGGGAGTTTGGAGCACAATGCAAAGCAATGCTCAAAG GTTAAAGAGATAGTGTTCGTGAATGTCGCTGCCACCATCATATTATCAGAACTGGCGCCG GAATTGAAGTTGCCCTCGAATTATGAAGTTCTTCTTCGGAAAGTATTTGATGATTGTACTAAG AGAGTTTGGCTGCATAAAAAAACGGGTGGTGTTTGTTTGTCCATTGCTTCAAAAGGGTTAGCAATCACCGGGATAGGTGATTGA
- the LOC126697265 gene encoding uncharacterized protein LOC126697265 isoform X2 — translation MAAAVAISSTVKYGIIGVGMMGREHLINLHHLRTEGVAVFAIADPHVPSQDLALQLAQSFNWPLKVFSGHRELLDSGLCDVLVVSTPNMTHYEILMDIINHPKPHQVLVEKPLCTTVAHCKEVVVVNDKEEEETVEASNMVEPIDLNSVEITDNIVFRKLLRGPRYFDPPDSGWGACFNCGEEGHTVANCTAAKRKKPCFVCGSLEHNAKQCSKRVWLHKKTGGVCLSIASKGLAITGIGD, via the exons ATGGCTGCAGCTGTAGCTATAAGCAGCACAGTGAAGTACGGGATCATAGGTGTGGGAATGATGGGCAGAGAACACCTCATCAATCTCCATCATCTTCGCACCGAAGGCGTAGCTGTTTTTGCTATAGCTGACCCCCATGTCCCTTCCCAAGACCTTGCCCTGCAATTAGCTCAATCCTTTAATTGGCCACTGAAG GTTTTTTCGGGGCACCGGGAGCTATTGGACAGTGGTCTCTGTGATGTACTGGTTGTGTCAACACCAAACATGACCCATTATGAGATTCTTATGGATATCATCAACCACCCGAAACCCCATCAGGTATTGGTGGAGAAGCCATTATGCACCACAGTTGCTCACTGCAAAGAG GTTGTTGTTGTGAACGATAAAGAGGAGGAGGAGACAGTGGAAGCCTCAAATATGGTTGAGCCTATTGATCTAAATTCTGTTGAAATAACCGACAACATTGTGTTTCGGAAGCTTCTT CGGGGGCCAAGGTATTTTGATCCCCCAGATAGCGGTTGGGGAGCATGCTTTAATTGTGGTGAAGAAGGTCATACAGTGGCAAACTGTACAGCAGCTAAGCGGAAGAAACCTTGCTTTGTTTGTGGGAGTTTGGAGCACAATGCAAAGCAATGCTCAAAG AGAGTTTGGCTGCATAAAAAAACGGGTGGTGTTTGTTTGTCCATTGCTTCAAAAGGGTTAGCAATCACCGGGATAGGTGATTGA